The following proteins are co-located in the Salinigranum halophilum genome:
- a CDS encoding alpha/beta hydrolase yields MAHLETPTVHRLLASPLGGVLDTAWFERLKTRSLRREFALQRARAAADVALGASPREYLRAVGAPPAPHLSGRIESALAAYASRREAALDAADRWHEVLWDPSSSVDDRLHAERERRRAEHRRRDVADVFGFLVDDHLVPPVDYAVPAVDAVRSKYHTDLAAPGEVYGVSERFPRVERSDWVPGPGTAEYWLRFLTPSPYVSDDAVARVYEPPDAGDDLPTLVFYGGLGMVNDCAAYWPEEAYLGRALASEGVRVVLPDAPWHGRREPLGRFSGESYLARAPESMFQLYATATVEAGCFVDWAHAEGSTVALGGVSLGGIVAMHVAGRCGSWPASARPDSVVPVAATGDVDAVLVEGDLSPLLDLDDVLRGAGWYPHLHELSPLLNPPESCGLDPDRVFPVFGRRDTLVPPHTLTATLDAWGVPAENRTAWDTGHFGTLLRSIRGDLTPVVERALAVDVAGQTTPTDAVTP; encoded by the coding sequence ATGGCTCACCTCGAGACTCCGACGGTCCACCGCCTCCTGGCGTCGCCGCTCGGCGGCGTGCTCGACACCGCGTGGTTCGAGCGGCTGAAGACCCGGTCGCTCCGGCGGGAGTTCGCGCTCCAGCGCGCCCGGGCCGCGGCCGACGTCGCCCTCGGCGCGTCCCCCCGGGAGTACCTCCGCGCGGTGGGGGCTCCACCCGCCCCACATCTCTCGGGTCGCATCGAGTCCGCGCTCGCTGCCTACGCGTCGCGGCGGGAAGCCGCGCTCGACGCCGCCGACCGGTGGCACGAGGTCCTCTGGGACCCGTCCTCGTCGGTCGACGACCGTCTCCACGCCGAGCGCGAGCGGCGGCGGGCCGAGCACCGCCGCCGTGACGTCGCCGACGTCTTCGGCTTCCTCGTCGACGACCACCTCGTCCCGCCCGTCGACTACGCCGTTCCCGCCGTCGACGCCGTGCGCTCGAAGTACCACACCGACCTCGCCGCCCCCGGAGAGGTCTACGGCGTCTCCGAGCGGTTCCCGCGCGTCGAGCGCTCCGACTGGGTCCCCGGGCCGGGCACCGCCGAGTACTGGCTCCGGTTTCTTACCCCGTCGCCGTACGTCTCCGACGACGCCGTCGCCCGGGTGTACGAACCGCCCGACGCCGGCGACGACCTCCCGACACTCGTCTTCTACGGCGGGCTAGGCATGGTGAACGACTGCGCCGCCTACTGGCCCGAGGAGGCGTACCTCGGCCGCGCGCTCGCGTCCGAGGGGGTTCGCGTCGTCCTCCCCGACGCCCCGTGGCACGGACGGCGCGAACCGCTCGGGCGGTTCAGCGGCGAGTCGTACCTCGCCCGCGCGCCGGAGTCGATGTTCCAGCTCTACGCGACCGCGACCGTCGAAGCCGGCTGCTTCGTCGACTGGGCGCACGCGGAGGGGTCGACCGTCGCCCTCGGCGGTGTCAGCCTCGGCGGCATCGTCGCGATGCACGTCGCAGGACGCTGTGGCTCGTGGCCCGCGTCGGCCCGTCCCGACAGCGTCGTCCCCGTGGCGGCGACGGGCGACGTCGACGCCGTCCTCGTCGAAGGCGACCTCTCGCCCCTGCTCGACCTCGACGACGTGCTCCGTGGGGCGGGCTGGTACCCGCACCTGCACGAACTGAGCCCGCTGTTGAACCCGCCCGAGTCGTGCGGACTCGACCCCGACCGGGTCTTCCCCGTCTTTGGCCGTCGAGACACCCTGGTCCCGCCGCACACGCTCACGGCGACGCTCGACGCGTGGGGCGTGCCGGCCGAGAACCGGACCGCCTGGGACACGGGCCACTTCGGCACGCTCCTCCGCTCGATCCGCGGCGACCTCACGCCGGTGGTCGAACGGGCGCTCGCGGTGGACGTCGCCGGACAGACGACACCCACCGACGCCGTGACGCCGTGA
- a CDS encoding MBL fold metallo-hydrolase: protein MIHNIARDVDAFTSNAFLVSPAARGDHGADGRTVLVDTGANFDAVSHLEGDVDHLDAVVITHTHPDHVGNVDAIRDRFDVETWGFDASHPAVDNRIDDGDVVRIGTDAFRALHTPGHAADHLCLYDPDSGVLFAGDLVFAGGSFGRTDLPGGDGRTLVESIERVVEAVDETLQVLHTGHGPSVLDDPFGALEQSLQAARARA from the coding sequence GTGATACACAACATCGCTCGCGACGTCGACGCCTTCACTAGCAACGCCTTCCTCGTCTCGCCGGCGGCCCGCGGGGACCACGGCGCGGACGGGCGAACCGTCCTGGTCGACACCGGGGCGAACTTCGACGCCGTCTCGCACCTCGAAGGGGACGTCGACCACCTCGACGCCGTCGTCATCACCCACACCCACCCGGACCACGTCGGCAACGTCGACGCCATCAGAGACCGGTTCGACGTCGAGACGTGGGGGTTCGACGCGTCGCATCCGGCAGTGGACAACCGAATCGACGACGGCGACGTCGTCCGCATCGGAACGGACGCGTTCCGCGCGCTCCACACGCCCGGTCACGCCGCCGACCACCTCTGCCTGTACGACCCCGACTCGGGCGTGCTGTTCGCCGGTGACCTCGTCTTCGCCGGCGGGAGCTTCGGCCGGACCGACCTCCCCGGCGGCGACGGCCGCACGCTCGTCGAGAGCATCGAGCGCGTGGTGGAGGCGGTCGACGAGACCCTCCAGGTGCTCCACACCGGCCACGGGCCGAGCGTCCTGGACGACCCGTTCGGAGCGCTGGAACAGTCGTTACAGGCCGCGCGGGCGCGTGCCTGA
- a CDS encoding DUF5827 family protein — protein sequence MPRPKEDFDTLYPYQMYTPAEVLDPDLMYTVPEIGRRLQDLAPDTHLEEETEARIIAWTIPWLVYHQKDMVINDPEGDEPGYFGVSDEAVAALEDD from the coding sequence ATGCCCCGTCCCAAAGAGGACTTCGACACGCTGTACCCATACCAGATGTACACGCCCGCCGAGGTGCTCGACCCCGACCTGATGTACACGGTCCCCGAAATCGGCCGGCGACTGCAGGACCTCGCGCCCGACACGCATCTGGAAGAAGAGACCGAGGCGCGCATCATCGCCTGGACCATCCCGTGGCTCGTCTATCACCAGAAGGACATGGTCATCAACGACCCGGAGGGGGACGAACCGGGCTACTTCGGCGTGAGCGACGAGGCGGTCGCGGCGCTCGAAGACGACTGA
- the sod gene encoding superoxide dismutase, which translates to MSYELDPLPYDYDALEGSISEQVLTWHHDTHHQGYVNGWNAAEETLAENRENGEFGSSAGAIRNVTHNGCGHILHDLFWQCMSPEGGDGPSGALADRIEEDFGSYEAWKGEFEAAAGAASGWALLVYDSFSNQLRNVVVDKHDQGALWGSHPVLALDVWEHSYYYDYGPARGDFVSAFFDVVDWDEPAARYEQAVELFE; encoded by the coding sequence ATGAGCTACGAACTCGACCCATTACCGTACGATTACGACGCACTCGAAGGCAGCATCTCCGAGCAGGTGCTCACCTGGCACCACGACACGCACCACCAGGGCTACGTAAACGGGTGGAACGCGGCGGAGGAGACGCTCGCAGAGAACCGCGAGAACGGTGAGTTCGGCTCCTCTGCGGGTGCCATCCGCAACGTCACCCACAACGGCTGTGGGCACATCCTCCACGACCTGTTCTGGCAGTGCATGTCCCCCGAGGGTGGCGACGGGCCCTCCGGTGCGCTCGCCGACAGAATCGAGGAGGACTTCGGCTCCTACGAGGCGTGGAAGGGCGAGTTCGAGGCCGCAGCCGGCGCAGCCAGCGGCTGGGCCCTGCTGGTCTACGACTCGTTCTCGAACCAGCTGCGCAACGTGGTCGTCGACAAGCACGACCAGGGCGCGCTCTGGGGCAGCCACCCCGTCCTCGCACTCGACGTGTGGGAACACTCGTACTACTACGACTACGGCCCGGCCCGCGGCGACTTCGTCTCGGCGTTCTTCGACGTCGTCGACTGGGACGAGCCCGCAGCCCGCTACGAGCAGGCAGTCGAGCTGTTCGAGTAA
- a CDS encoding DJ-1/PfpI family protein, translated as MSRTQESTVEVEVLLYDGFDELDGVGPYEVFQTAGAFGGDVAVRTVTLEERALVTASHGLRIGVDGVLDAPDVLVVPGGGWNAGDDRPGARREAERGAVPEAVRERAEAGSTVAAVCTGGMLLAEAGLLDGRPAVTHASALDDLRATDADVVDARIVDTGDVLTAGGITSGLDLALHLVGRYFGADVADRVARELEYDTDPSRVFVAGEADE; from the coding sequence ATGAGCCGGACGCAGGAGTCGACGGTCGAGGTCGAGGTGTTACTCTACGACGGGTTCGACGAACTCGACGGCGTCGGACCGTACGAGGTGTTTCAGACGGCGGGGGCGTTCGGCGGGGACGTCGCGGTTCGGACGGTCACGCTCGAGGAGCGAGCGCTGGTGACCGCGAGCCACGGACTCCGTATCGGCGTCGACGGGGTGCTCGACGCGCCAGACGTACTCGTCGTCCCCGGTGGCGGGTGGAACGCCGGTGACGACCGACCGGGTGCTCGCCGCGAGGCAGAGCGCGGGGCGGTTCCCGAGGCGGTGCGCGAGCGCGCCGAGGCGGGTTCGACAGTCGCCGCCGTCTGTACGGGGGGGATGCTCCTCGCCGAGGCCGGACTCCTCGACGGGCGGCCCGCCGTGACGCACGCGAGTGCGCTTGACGACCTGCGGGCGACCGACGCAGACGTGGTCGACGCCCGCATCGTCGACACCGGCGACGTCCTCACCGCCGGCGGCATCACCTCCGGGCTGGACCTCGCGCTGCACCTCGTGGGTCGGTACTTCGGGGCCGACGTCGCCGACCGGGTGGCACGGGAGTTGGAGTACGACACCGACCCCTCACGCGTGTTCGTCGCGGGCGAGGCCGACGAGTAA
- a CDS encoding COG1361 S-layer family protein: protein MAPTRSLLTVVVALLVVLSGLPLASAAENQVIGRPDLSLSVPDNRVAPGEATTLRVAVVNDGVIVRGGPERFTERVTTARATTLDVGEVRGLDVETESVAVGQVPEGVVGPVEIDLTVPEFVPPGRYELPVTVSYTYTGTVTYDEATPNDNPRFNDRSVTRRLTIPIVVEDQARFRVVGVDTGVQVGANGTMAVSVRNVGTDPAREASVGLTSANSDLSFGGVATAESFVGTWRPGETRTVTFPVAIAADAERRDYTLTGAVTYTDTDGIVRTSNELRTSVRPLAEQSFSLADVSSSLRVNYEGTVEGTVTNEGPSPISDAVVVLRPASANFDASETEFAIPDLAAGESADFAFDVEVSSAADPGSRQLSFAVRYENEDGDTRTSDPLTARIQVDAERDPFTVEADDSTLAAGDSGRLTLTVTNTEDETLSDISAKLFVDDPISSSDDEAFIDALEPGESAEVTFQISTAGSTFAKDYPVSVDFEYDREDGTTQVSDSFRLPVTVEESSGGGFPLGLVVGVGAVVLIGAAVVVVRRR from the coding sequence ATGGCCCCGACACGCTCACTCCTCACTGTCGTCGTCGCCCTCCTCGTCGTCCTCTCGGGCCTCCCCCTCGCGAGCGCCGCGGAGAACCAGGTCATCGGCCGGCCCGACCTCTCGCTCTCCGTGCCGGACAACCGTGTCGCCCCCGGCGAGGCGACCACCCTCAGGGTGGCCGTCGTCAACGACGGCGTCATCGTCCGCGGCGGCCCCGAGCGGTTCACCGAGCGAGTCACGACCGCTCGCGCGACGACTCTCGACGTCGGCGAGGTCCGTGGCCTCGACGTCGAGACGGAGAGCGTCGCCGTCGGGCAGGTCCCCGAAGGCGTCGTCGGCCCCGTCGAGATCGACCTCACCGTCCCCGAGTTCGTCCCGCCCGGACGGTACGAACTCCCGGTCACGGTCTCGTACACTTACACCGGCACGGTGACGTACGACGAGGCGACACCGAACGACAACCCCCGGTTCAACGACCGCTCCGTGACGCGACGGCTCACGATTCCCATCGTCGTCGAGGACCAGGCCCGCTTCCGGGTCGTCGGCGTCGACACCGGCGTCCAGGTCGGTGCCAACGGGACCATGGCCGTCTCGGTGCGGAACGTGGGGACCGACCCCGCCCGCGAGGCGAGCGTCGGACTCACCTCCGCCAACAGCGACCTCAGTTTCGGTGGCGTCGCCACCGCGGAGAGCTTCGTCGGGACGTGGCGACCCGGGGAGACGCGGACGGTGACCTTCCCCGTCGCCATCGCCGCGGACGCCGAACGCCGTGACTACACGCTCACCGGCGCGGTCACCTACACCGACACCGACGGCATCGTCCGGACCTCGAACGAACTCCGGACCAGCGTGCGCCCGCTCGCCGAGCAGTCGTTCTCGCTCGCGGACGTCTCCTCCTCGTTGCGCGTCAACTACGAGGGCACCGTCGAGGGGACGGTGACGAACGAGGGGCCGTCGCCGATTTCCGACGCCGTCGTCGTCCTCCGGCCGGCGAGCGCCAACTTCGACGCGAGTGAGACGGAGTTCGCCATCCCCGATCTCGCCGCGGGCGAGTCGGCCGACTTCGCGTTCGACGTCGAGGTGTCGAGCGCCGCCGACCCCGGGTCGAGACAGCTCTCCTTCGCGGTCCGGTACGAGAACGAGGACGGCGACACCCGAACGAGCGACCCGCTGACCGCACGAATCCAGGTCGACGCCGAGCGCGACCCCTTCACCGTCGAGGCCGACGACTCGACCCTGGCCGCCGGCGACTCGGGACGGCTGACCCTGACGGTCACCAACACCGAAGACGAGACGCTCTCGGACATCTCGGCGAAGCTGTTCGTCGACGACCCCATCTCGTCCAGCGACGACGAGGCGTTCATCGACGCACTCGAACCCGGTGAGTCCGCCGAGGTCACCTTCCAGATAAGCACCGCGGGCTCGACATTCGCCAAGGACTACCCGGTCTCCGTCGACTTCGAGTACGACCGCGAGGATGGCACGACGCAGGTCTCCGACTCGTTCAGACTGCCCGTGACCGTCGAGGAGTCGTCCGGCGGCGGCTTCCCGCTCGGCCTCGTCGTCGGCGTGGGTGCCGTCGTCCTCATCGGTGCGGCGGTCGTCGTCGTCCGGCGGAGGTGA
- a CDS encoding efflux RND transporter permease subunit produces the protein MAPKVEYQRLIDAADGWITGRPGTVVLVFVLLTAGFAAGLPAVSTESGTEQFSEDVPAEQALQDVNDKFSDPFAPDEGSTQLIQRNENVLSKQGLLRMLRVQERMANEPDMRVVSTESAARLVARQLDPSASTLEAEITAVERATPGEIRVAVGTLTRENPGFASLLSDDFNPTAASASATVGVVRHEVPSGISGGSGQGGASPLEPIQLEAVYIADAAGGDIVVFGSGVIAQEFGTVIGDSLLIVVPAAVFFIILFLVVAYRDLVDLVLGTVALGMAIVWTFGFMGFAGIAFSQILIAVPPLLLAVGIDFGIHAINRYREERLVEDDPVTAMRTTTDQLLVAFFIVTATTVIGFSSNLVSGLLPIREFGVVAAIGITFTFLIFGVFLPALKLYTDELRERYPIPTLSQAPIGSEGSSLGGVLSGGVTIARVAPVVFLVVVLLGSGYAAFYASGIDTSFSQEQFLPPEETADYYDVLPEPFKPGEYTITATINFLEDNFESSEDDETVVFVEGPMERNSALESMWNAGEDPPDTFVRDGRHARETSIVTVILAYQERDPAFDALVARNDRNANGIPDQNLGEVYDYLFASPARGQALEYLTEDRRNARVVYAVKADESDGAITDDTRAVAERYRMGATATGSIVVFKAISDIIFESAIVSLALAIAGTAAFLLFIYWLLEGRATLGLANLIPIVVTVAFVAGSMRYLGFSLNAFTATVLAMTIGLGIDYSVHLTHRYIDERELQPTVSAALSRTVYGTGGALLGSVLTTMFGIGVLVLSVFPAIGDFGLIAALSVFYAFMASLLVLPAALVVWERLFGAGDIDAATPGAAADRSSGATPSD, from the coding sequence GTGGCACCGAAGGTCGAGTACCAGCGACTCATCGACGCGGCCGACGGGTGGATCACGGGCCGGCCGGGCACCGTCGTGCTCGTCTTCGTCCTCCTGACCGCCGGGTTCGCCGCGGGCCTCCCCGCCGTGTCGACCGAGTCGGGCACGGAGCAGTTCTCCGAGGACGTCCCCGCCGAGCAGGCGCTACAGGACGTCAACGACAAGTTCTCCGACCCGTTCGCACCCGACGAGGGGTCGACACAGCTCATCCAGCGCAACGAGAACGTCCTCTCGAAACAGGGGCTGCTCCGGATGCTCCGCGTGCAAGAGCGGATGGCGAACGAACCGGACATGCGCGTCGTCTCCACCGAGAGTGCTGCCCGCCTCGTCGCCCGCCAACTCGACCCCTCGGCGTCGACGCTCGAAGCGGAGATAACGGCCGTCGAACGCGCCACGCCCGGTGAAATCCGCGTCGCCGTCGGCACCCTCACCCGCGAGAACCCCGGCTTCGCCTCGCTCCTGAGCGACGACTTCAATCCGACAGCGGCGTCCGCCTCCGCGACGGTCGGTGTCGTCCGCCACGAGGTGCCGAGCGGCATCTCGGGCGGGTCGGGACAGGGCGGGGCCAGCCCGCTCGAACCCATCCAGCTCGAGGCGGTGTACATCGCCGACGCCGCCGGCGGCGACATCGTCGTCTTCGGCTCGGGTGTCATCGCCCAGGAGTTCGGCACCGTCATCGGCGACTCGCTGCTCATCGTCGTCCCCGCCGCCGTGTTCTTCATCATCCTCTTTCTCGTCGTGGCCTACCGCGACCTGGTCGACCTCGTCCTCGGGACCGTCGCGCTCGGGATGGCCATCGTCTGGACGTTCGGCTTCATGGGCTTCGCCGGTATCGCGTTCTCGCAGATCCTCATCGCCGTGCCGCCGCTCCTGTTGGCTGTCGGGATCGACTTCGGCATCCACGCCATCAATCGCTACCGCGAGGAGCGCCTGGTCGAGGACGACCCCGTGACGGCGATGCGGACCACGACGGACCAGTTGCTCGTGGCCTTCTTCATCGTCACCGCCACGACGGTCATCGGCTTCTCTTCGAACCTCGTGAGCGGCCTCCTGCCCATCCGGGAGTTCGGCGTCGTCGCCGCCATCGGCATCACCTTCACCTTCCTCATCTTCGGCGTCTTCCTCCCCGCGCTGAAGCTGTACACCGACGAACTCCGCGAGCGCTACCCCATCCCGACGCTCTCGCAGGCACCCATCGGCTCGGAAGGCTCCTCGCTCGGCGGGGTGCTTTCGGGCGGTGTGACGATCGCACGGGTCGCCCCGGTCGTGTTCCTCGTGGTCGTACTCCTCGGCTCTGGGTACGCCGCGTTCTACGCGTCCGGCATCGACACGAGCTTCTCACAGGAACAGTTCCTCCCACCGGAGGAGACGGCCGACTACTACGACGTGCTCCCCGAGCCGTTCAAACCCGGCGAGTACACCATCACGGCCACCATCAACTTCCTCGAAGACAACTTCGAGTCGAGCGAGGACGACGAGACGGTGGTCTTCGTGGAGGGACCGATGGAGCGGAACTCGGCGCTGGAGTCGATGTGGAACGCCGGCGAGGACCCCCCGGACACCTTCGTTCGCGACGGCCGCCACGCACGCGAGACGTCCATCGTGACCGTCATCCTCGCCTACCAGGAGCGCGACCCCGCGTTCGACGCCCTCGTGGCGAGAAACGACCGCAACGCCAACGGCATCCCCGACCAGAACCTCGGCGAGGTGTACGACTACCTCTTCGCCTCACCTGCGAGAGGACAGGCCCTCGAGTACCTCACCGAGGACCGCCGGAACGCCCGGGTCGTCTACGCGGTGAAAGCCGACGAGTCCGACGGGGCCATCACGGACGACACCCGCGCCGTCGCCGAGCGCTACCGGATGGGAGCCACCGCGACGGGCAGCATCGTCGTGTTCAAGGCCATCTCGGACATCATCTTCGAGTCAGCCATCGTCAGCCTCGCGCTCGCCATCGCCGGGACCGCCGCCTTCTTGCTGTTCATCTACTGGCTCCTCGAGGGGAGGGCGACGCTGGGGCTCGCCAACCTCATCCCCATCGTCGTCACCGTCGCGTTCGTCGCCGGGTCGATGCGCTATCTCGGCTTCTCGCTCAACGCCTTCACCGCCACGGTGCTGGCGATGACCATCGGACTCGGCATCGACTACTCCGTGCACCTCACCCACCGCTACATCGACGAGCGGGAGCTCCAGCCCACGGTCAGCGCGGCGCTCTCTCGGACCGTCTACGGGACGGGCGGCGCGCTCTTGGGCAGCGTCCTCACCACGATGTTCGGCATCGGCGTCCTCGTCCTGTCGGTGTTCCCGGCCATCGGCGACTTCGGCCTCATCGCGGCCCTGTCGGTGTTCTACGCCTTCATGGCCTCGCTGCTCGTCTTACCCGCCGCGCTGGTCGTCTGGGAGCGGCTCTTCGGCGCGGGCGACATCGACGCCGCCACGCCGGGGGCGGCGGCCGACCGGTCGTCGGGGGCGACCCCGAGCGACTGA
- a CDS encoding cryptochrome/photolyase family protein — translation MQLHWHRRDLRTADNRGLAAAADAGPVVPLFVFDDAVLEHAGAPRVRYMLDALDALRARYRALDSDLVVRHGDPREVVPQVARDVGADRVCWNKDYSGLARERDAAVRRALDGVDVARESVHDHLHHEPGSITTNKGEPYSVYTYFWKKWRDREKAEPYAEPSSDRLADPGVVDDTGTLPSIEALGFEEPIATVPDAGTEPARERLARFRDDGIFRYDSDRDYPTRDAVSRLSTDLKWGTLGVREVYAATEAAMDAAGEDERESVEEFQSQLAWREFYTHVLFFNPEVVSQNFKEYENDIEWRDDPEELAAWREGRTGYPIVDAGMRQLKAEAYMHNRVRMIVASFLTKDLLCDWRHGYAHFRNLLADHDTQNDNGGWQWAASTGTDAQPYFRIFNPMTQGERYDPDAEYIKTYVPELEGVDPSVIHSWHECSALQRRNAAPDYPEPIVDHAERREEALAMFERARGDD, via the coding sequence ATGCAGCTTCACTGGCACCGCCGCGACCTCCGGACCGCAGACAACCGGGGGCTCGCGGCCGCCGCCGACGCCGGACCCGTCGTCCCGCTCTTCGTCTTCGACGACGCGGTCCTCGAACACGCGGGCGCACCGCGGGTCAGATACATGCTCGACGCGCTCGACGCGCTGCGGGCGCGGTATCGAGCGCTCGACTCGGACCTCGTCGTCCGCCACGGCGACCCCCGCGAGGTCGTCCCGCAGGTCGCTCGCGATGTCGGCGCGGACCGCGTCTGCTGGAACAAGGACTACTCGGGCCTCGCCCGCGAGCGCGACGCCGCGGTTCGCCGGGCCCTCGACGGGGTGGACGTCGCCCGCGAGAGCGTCCACGACCACCTCCACCACGAACCGGGCTCCATCACGACAAACAAGGGCGAGCCGTACTCGGTGTACACCTACTTCTGGAAGAAGTGGCGCGACCGCGAGAAGGCCGAGCCGTACGCCGAGCCCTCCAGTGACCGTCTCGCCGACCCGGGCGTCGTCGACGACACTGGCACCCTGCCGAGCATCGAGGCCCTCGGCTTCGAAGAGCCCATCGCGACCGTTCCAGACGCGGGCACCGAGCCGGCCCGCGAGCGTCTCGCACGATTCCGTGACGACGGCATCTTCCGGTACGATTCCGACAGGGACTACCCGACGCGGGACGCCGTCTCGCGCCTCTCGACCGACCTCAAGTGGGGGACGCTGGGCGTGCGCGAGGTGTACGCCGCGACGGAGGCAGCGATGGACGCGGCCGGCGAGGACGAACGGGAGTCGGTCGAGGAGTTCCAGTCACAGCTCGCGTGGCGGGAGTTCTACACCCACGTCCTCTTCTTCAACCCCGAGGTGGTCTCACAGAACTTCAAGGAGTACGAGAACGACATCGAGTGGCGCGACGACCCCGAGGAACTGGCGGCGTGGCGCGAAGGGCGGACGGGCTACCCCATCGTCGACGCGGGGATGCGGCAGTTGAAAGCGGAGGCGTACATGCACAACCGGGTGCGGATGATCGTCGCCTCCTTCCTCACGAAGGACCTGCTCTGTGACTGGCGGCACGGCTACGCCCACTTTCGGAACCTGCTGGCGGACCACGACACACAGAACGACAACGGCGGCTGGCAGTGGGCCGCCTCGACGGGGACCGACGCCCAGCCGTACTTCCGTATCTTCAACCCGATGACGCAAGGAGAACGGTACGACCCCGACGCCGAGTACATCAAGACCTACGTCCCCGAACTCGAGGGGGTCGACCCCTCGGTCATCCACTCGTGGCACGAGTGCTCGGCGCTCCAGCGGCGCAACGCCGCGCCCGACTACCCCGAACCGATCGTCGACCACGCCGAGCGGCGCGAGGAGGCGCTCGCGATGTTCGAGCGAGCGCGCGGCGACGACTGA
- a CDS encoding 6-hydroxymethylpterin diphosphokinase MptE-like protein, whose protein sequence is MNFEEWEPVYERILADFGFDRAADEHARDVCRSLVGGVFDVDTLRDGVEGNTVAVVGAAPALADEVHRAAEADRVFAASTAADVCLEHGIDVDLMVTDLDKNPETAADLTHGGTPVAAHAHGDNVPLLREWLPRFASEWTLPTTQAAPVDPVVNAGGFTDGDRAAFLADHLGAAALVFVGWDFDDPTVDPMKAAKLRWAARLLTWLEARRGDRFAVLDGHRDPLEPRSPPDDGR, encoded by the coding sequence ATGAACTTCGAGGAGTGGGAGCCGGTGTACGAACGAATCCTGGCCGACTTCGGCTTCGACCGCGCCGCCGACGAACACGCCAGAGACGTCTGTCGGTCGCTCGTCGGGGGTGTGTTCGACGTCGACACCCTTCGAGACGGTGTCGAGGGGAACACGGTCGCCGTCGTGGGCGCGGCACCCGCGCTCGCCGACGAGGTCCACCGGGCCGCCGAGGCCGACCGCGTCTTCGCCGCATCGACTGCCGCCGACGTCTGTCTCGAGCACGGGATCGACGTCGACCTCATGGTGACCGACCTCGACAAGAACCCCGAGACTGCCGCCGACCTCACCCACGGCGGAACGCCGGTCGCCGCGCACGCACACGGGGACAACGTCCCGCTCCTCCGGGAGTGGCTTCCGCGGTTCGCTTCCGAGTGGACACTCCCGACGACACAGGCCGCGCCGGTCGACCCCGTGGTGAACGCCGGCGGCTTCACCGACGGCGACCGGGCCGCCTTCCTCGCGGACCACCTCGGCGCTGCCGCGCTCGTCTTCGTCGGCTGGGACTTCGACGACCCCACGGTCGACCCGATGAAGGCGGCGAAGCTCCGGTGGGCCGCACGGCTCCTCACGTGGCTCGAGGCGCGGCGCGGCGACCGGTTCGCCGTCCTCGACGGCCACCGCGACCCGCTCGAGCCGCGCTCACCGCCCGACGACGGACGGTGA